A stretch of DNA from Vibrio gallaecicus:
GTTGATATGGGGATTCGAACGACACTTATCAAGTACTTCTGTTAATAAACTTAACCCTGGGAGAGTAAGCTCTTTCACACTTGATAAATCCGGTACCATATCAGCATAGCTCGGATTTTGAATAAGCAAAGCAATAACCTCTCGCATTGGTGTTCGCTTCAACTCTTTATGAGGTTGAGGCTTGTTACCTTGGCTGTGATTTCTTGCTCTTCTTAGTTGGTTATCAAAACCGGTTCTTTCATCCAGTAATTTCTCCAGTAATTCTTGGAAATAACTGTCTGGAATTTTATTTATCATGGCACTGGCATGAGCTCGCAGTGCTGACTTCCCTTCATTTGTTCCTAGATTAAGCTGGTGTAGCTCAATCAAGTTATCAAATAAATAGGTAGAAAGCGGAGTCGCATTTTGAACTAAGTGTTCAAACGCATCTTTCCCGTTTTCTCTTATATAACTGTCTGGGTCTTCACCATCAGGCAAAAACAAAAACTTCAAAGTATTACCTGTTTTAAGGTATTCCAGTGAGTTCTCTAGTGCGCGCCATGCGGCTTCTTTACCTGCTCGGTCACCATCGTAACAGCTCACCACGGTATTCGTTTGGCGAAATAGCATTTGAACATGATCACCAGTAGTGGATGTGCCTAATGATGCGACCGAATAATCTACACCATATTGAGCAAGCGCGACTACATCCATATAGCCTTCAACGACTAATATTTGAGGCGGTTCACGATATGCTTGTAAGACTTCGTAAAGCCCGTATAGCTCTTTGCCTTTATGAAAAATCGGTGTTTCAGGTGAGTTAAGATATTTAGGTGTACCATCACCCAATACTCGCCCACCAAAGCCAATCGCGCGACCACGTCGATCTCTGATTGGGAACATCACCCGACCACGGAAACGGTCGTATCGGTTGCCTTTGTCGTTTTCAATTAACATGCCGCCAGTGACGAGCATATCTTGAGCATCTTTCTGCTGACCAAAATTCTTTCGAACTAAGTCCCATTCATCAGCGACATAACCGATACCAAACTTCTGGACAATTTCGCCTGATAAACCACGGTTCTTGAGATACTCAATCGCAGGTTTATTGGCAGACAGTTTCAATTGAGAACGATAAAACTGGCTAATCCCTTCCATTAAATCATAGAGATTGCGCTTTTGTTCTGAATTAGCTCTGGGTGCAGTTGTGATCGCACCACTGCGCTGTTCTCGAGGGACTTCTAATCCGAGATATGAAGCCAGCTCTTCTATTGCTTCCACAAAGTCTAAGCGTTCGAATTCCATGATGAAATCGATAGCATTACCGTGTACGCCACAACCAAAACAGTGGTAAAACTGCTTTTCTTGGCTGACGCTAAACGATGGTGTTTTTTCGTTATGGAAAGGGCAACAAGCACCGTAGTTTTTGCCTTTTTTCTTAAGTTTTACGCGTGCGTCAACGATGTCGACTATATCAAGACGTGCAAGGAGATCATCAATGAAACTGCGAGGGATGTGTCCTGCCATAAAACCTTAGAAAAAAGCACTAACTAGAGGAGTAGATAATAGTTAGGTATTAGTGAAAATTGAATAGGCTATAGATACAAACAAGCCGTGCTTTCCAAAGGATTACACGGCTTGCTGCAATTTTTATGGGATTAAGCGAGTTTAGAACGAACTAAACCACTAACTTTACCCATATCTGCACGCCCTTGAATTTGTGGTTTCAAGATAGCCATTACTTTACCCATGTCTTGCATGCCCGCAGGGTTAGATTCTGTGATTGCGCTATCAACTAGAGCAGACACTTCATCTTCCGTTAACGGTTGAGGCATAAAGCCTTCAAGTACAGTAATTTCTGCTTTCTCCACATCAGCCAAATCTTGACGATTAGCTGATTCATATTGGGTAACAGAATCGCGACGTTGTTTAACCATTTTTACTAGCACTGCAAGAATGTCGTCGTCGGTCAGAGTGATCCGCTCGTCAACTTCACGTTGCTTAATTGCTGATAGGGCTAAACGAATAGTACCAAGGCGCGGTTTGTCCTTGGCTTTCATCGCTAATTTTTGCTCGTCTTTGAGTTTTTCAATTAGAGCCATAACTCAGTCCTTATGGATTAAGTTATTAGTACAGGCGAACGCGACGTGCGTTTTCGCGAGCTAGCTTCTTAGCGTGACGCTTTTGAGCTGCTGCTTTAGCGCGTTTGCGAACTGTAGTTGGTTTTTCGTAATGCTCACGACGACGCACTTCAGAAAGGATACCTGCTTTTTCACAAGAGCGCTTGAAACGACGTAGTGCAACGTCGAACGGTTCGTTTTCACGTACTTTAACTATTGGCATATGCCTTTCACCTCAGGGGTTATTCATTATCGCTGGTTACTCATTTCCAAATCAGAGAAGTTACCCATCGAGCTAACTCTCTTTTATGTTTGGTCTCTAACCAGCTTGATCAAAAATGGTGCGGAATTTTAATCCGATCACAGTGGCTTTGTAAAGCACTTTGTCGATTATAGTCTGTACAATATTTGTTTGAAGAGCTTAGGCAGGGTAATATTGCGCTAATTTCCCATTTTAGACGAAAGCGTGCCGAGAAAATTATGCGCATTATTGGTATTGAAACCTCTTGTGATGAAACAGGAATCGCGATTTATGATGATGAGCAGGGGCTGCTTTCTCATCAATTATATAGCCAAGTAAAGCTGCATGCCGACTATGGCGGTGTTGTGCCTGAGCTGGCATCACGTGACCACGTGAAAAAGACCATTCCACTGATTAAAGCAGCTTTAGCGGAAGCAAACTTAACATCAAAAGATATTGATGGCGTGGCTTATACAGCTGGTCCTGGTTTGGTTGGCGCACTGCTGGTTGGTGCAACAATTGGCCGCAGTATTGCTTACGCTTGGGGCGTACCAGCTGTACCAGTTCACCACATGGAAGGTCACCTGCTTGCTCCTATGCTAGAAGATAATCCACCACCGTTCCCATTTGTGGCTCTGCTGGTTTCTGGCGGTCATACTATGATGGTGGAAGTTAAAGGGATCGGCGAATATAAGATCCTTGGTGAATCGATTGATGATGCGGCGGGTGAAGCCTTTGATAAAACGGCTAAGCTAATGGGGCTAGATTACCCAGGTGGACCATTGCTGTCTCGCCTTGCTGAAAAAGGCACGCCTGGTCGATTTAAATTTCCACGTCCAATGACAGATCGCCCTGGCTTAGACATGAGTTTTTCTGGTCTTAAAACATTTGCTGCAAATACCATTCGAGCAAATGATGACGATGAGCAAACTCGTGCTGATATTGCTTATGCATTCCAAGAAGCAGTATGTGGAACCTTAGTAATCAAGTGTAAGCGCGCATTGGCACAGACAGGCATGAAACGTATAGTGATTGCTGGTGGTGTAAGTGCAAATAAGCAGTTACGTGTTGAGCTTGAAGCGCTTGCCAATAAAATTGGTGGTGAGGTGTATTACCCGCGTACTGAGTTCTGTACAGATAATGGGGCGATGATCGCTTATGCAGGAATGCAACGCCTTAAAAATGGCGAAGTGGCGGATTTATCAGTACACGCTACACCTCGCTGGCCTATTGACCAGCTTGAACCGGTGGCATAACAGTTTGAACTTTTACTGATGTATTATTTACTGACGTATTAATGTTCACGTATTTCTAAACGGTCGCTTTTATAGCGACCGTTTTGTTAGGTAAAGAAAGTAGGAAGAGAAATGGAAAAGTTTACGATAGACAATCATACAATGACTTATATCGACCAAGGTGAGGGACCCGTTTTAGTCTTAGGGCATAGCTACCTTTGGGATAGCAAAATGTGGCAGCCTCAGATTGAAGCTCTTAGTCAATCCTATCGTTGTATTGTACCTGACTTATGGTCTCATGGTTCTTCGGAAGCAGCCCCTACGGCCATGCGTAATTTAAAAGATTACGCACAGCATATTCTGTCATTATTGGATCATTTAGGGATCCAAGATTTTTCTATTATCGGTTTATCTGTTGGTGGTATGTGGGGTGCGGAGTTAGCCGCGTTAGCGCCTTCTCGTGTTAAATCTTTAGTGCTGATGGATACGTTTGTGGGCCTAGAACCAGAAGTTGCTCATGCAAAATATTTTGAAATGCTAGGTGGTATTGAACAACTGAAATCGGTTCCTCAACCTATTGTTGATGCTGTTGTTCCATTATTTTTTGCTAATGATGCACAAACAGATAACCCTGAGTTGGTTGGTGATTTTGCTCAAACTCTATCTAAAATACAGGGTGAGCATGCTGAGCAAATTGCACGAATTGGGCGCATGGTCTTTGGTCGAAGAGATCTCATTGATACTGTTGAACAGTTTGCTTTGCCAGTTCTGGTGGCTGTTGGTCAAGAAGATAAGCCGAGACCAGTATTAGAGTCTTACTTAATGCATGATTGCATTACAGGGAGTGAGCTTGTGCAAATTCCCAAAGCTGGGCATATCAGTAACTTAGAGCGGCCAGAGTTTGTGACTAAGATGCTCGAAACATTCTTAGCTAAAGTTTATGGCTAGAGTCGTTATCTGACCAATCATCTTGATTACTTGAATGTGATTACAGGTAATAAAAATCAGTTTAGTCTTGTTGATTCATTGGCTTCAATCATTAACTCATGTTGAAGGTTTACTTCTTGCAAGTTAATAGCCAAATGATCATGTGCTAAGCTGATTTTTTTTGTCCAATTTTTGGTTCGCTTCCATCAATTAAACGACGAATGTTTTGGTGATGTCGCAACACAATCAAGCAGCAAAGCATAGCGACTGGCAAAGTGTACTGCGGCTTAACTAGCCATGCATAAAATGGAGCAAGCAATACGGTGACAATTGCGGCAAGAGAAGAGTAGCGAAAAATAAAAGCAATGATTAACCATGTCGCCATAATCATGCCAGTTAGATCTAACCCTATCGGAGCGATGGCTCCTAAGGCTGTTGCCACACCTTTTCCACCTTTAAAGTGAAAGAAAAGGGGATACATATGGCCTAAACAAGAAGCGATGGCGATGACGCCAAGTATTACGGCGTCAATATTTAGAAAATATCCAAGCCAAACTGGAATGGTCCCTTTCAGCATGTCACAAAGAAGTACCGATGCCGCAGCATATTTCCCCCCTATGCGCAGTACATTGGTCGCACCTGGATTATTTGAACCGACCGTTCTAGGGTCTGGCAAACGGACGACACGGCAAATTAAGACAGCACTAGAGATCGAACCCAGTAAGTAGGCTGCAATAATCATAATGAGTGCTAAAGGGGTCATGTTTGTCCTTAAACAGGCTAATAAGTCTTAACGCTTGGAAAGTAACGCATTATTTAAGAGTCAATGCTTTATCCAAGAGTAATTGATATCATATCTGGAATCCTGTAAATAATACGTTTTTTTCCCTCATTTGGGTATCCGACCTCTAAAAGGACAAGTCATGGCTCTGGATAAAGTTTTCATTGAACAGTTAGAAGTAATCACAACAATTGGTGTCTACGATTGGGAGCAAGAAATTAAGCAAAAGCTTGTTCTTGATATTGAAATGGCGCATGACAACCGACCTGCAGGTAAAAGTGACGATGTGGTTGATGCTCTTGATTACTCGAAAGTCAGTACTTTGGTATTAGATCATATTGAAAATGGCCGATTCCTGCTGGTTGAGCGTGTGGCGGAAGAAGTTGCAGAGTTAATCATGGATCAATTTTCAGTACCTTGGATCAAAATCCGCTTAGCGAAACCAGGAGCCGTACCACAAGCAAAAGCCGTTGGTGTTGTAATTGAACGAGGTCAAGCATGACACTCACCTATGTTGGTGTCGGAACTAACATAGACAGAGATAAGCATGCCAAAGCGGCGTGGGCTGAATTAAAGACTCTTGGAAGAAATCTTCGGAGTTCAACTATTTACCACTGTGATCCAGTCGGCTTTGATAGCCATGCGTTTTATAATTTCGTTATAGAACTTGAAACATCACTATCATTGACTGAATTTTCACACGAGCTGCGTAAAATTGAGTTTAAATGGGGCAGGTCGGAGAACGCGCATAAATTGCAAGATCGGACTCTTGATCTTGATATTGTGCTCTTTGGTGACGTGGTTTCCAAACATTCTCCAGAACTACCTCGAAGTGATATTTTTAAATATCCTTTTGTAACACAACCACTTTATGATCTCTGTCCTGCGAGAGTTATCCCGCAAGACGGACGAACCGTCAGTGAAATATGGCAGAAAATGGAACATTTAGATTCCTTATCTGTAGTAGACATAGAATTATAATTTAAAGGTAAGTAATGAGTTATTTTGAAGCGTTTATTTTGGCTTTGGTACAAGGCTTTACCGAATTTTTGCCGATCTCGAGTTCGGCACACTTGATTTTGCCTTCAGCGGTATTAGGTTGGGAAGATCAAGGCTTAGCATTTGATGTGGCGGTTCATGTAGGAACCTTGACTGCTGTTGTTATCTACTTCCGGAAAGAAGTTGTATCACTGCTCAGTGCGTTTTTCGCCTCTATCTTTAAAGGTGATAGAAGCAAAGAAGCGAAGCTAGCTTGGCTTATTATTCTGGCTACAATACCTGCTTGTATCTTCGGTCTTCTGATGAAAGATATCATTGAGATCTACTTACGTAGTGCATGGGTAATTGCAACGACTACCATCGTCTTTGGTTTGTTGCTGTGGTGGGTAGATAAGAACGCTTCATTACGTGATGATGAATATCAAGCGGGTTGGAAGAAAGCTTTGTTTATTGGTCTAGCTCAGGCTATGGCTATTATCCCTGGTACATCTCGTTCAGGCGCGACAATTACTGCAGCTCTTTACCTCGGCTTTACTCGTGAAGCTGCAGCCCGTTTCTCGTTCCTGATGTCAATTCCAATCATTACACTTGCTGGTGGTTATTTAGGCTTAAAGCTCGTGACTAGTGGTGAGGTGATTGACGCAGGTGTACTTCTGGCGGGTATCGTCGTTTCATTCATTAGTGCGTATATCTGTATCCACTTCTTCTTGAAGCTTATTTCGCGTATGGGCATGACACCGTTTGTGATATACCGACTGCTACTCGGTATTGGTTTGTTCGCCTTTTTGATTAGTACTCAGTAATTAGTTTTTAGTAAGAAAGCCAGCTCCTCAAAGGATTAGAGCTTGCTCTAAAATGAATAAAACAAAAAGACCTCACTAGAAATGGTGAGGTCTTTTTGTTTATGGTGGATTATTGAAGTAGGTTAGCCGACCTTAGTCATTTAATTGGTCGGCATAATTCAGGACCGATGTAATTTAAATCACAAGAGCATTAATGCTTCACTTCAAATCGATTGACCCAATTTTCAAGTTCATTTGAAAGTGAAGTTAGGGTTTGAGTACTGTTATGGCTTTCTGTCACTACATCACTTAGTTGATTACCACTTTCTTCAATCATATTAATTCGTTTTGAAATATCATCACTTACTTGCGTCTGTTCCGCTGCTGCAGTCGCTATTTGGTGGCTCATGGATGAGATGGACTCAAGAGCATTAACAATCTGTTGTAGAGCTTCTGAAGCGTTTTGAGACTCGGTCACAGTGCTTTGACTGGTTTCTGCGCATACACCCATAGTATGAATTGCGTTTCTTGAACCTTCTTGAAGGTTATTGATCATCAGCTGAATTTCTTTGGTACTGGCTTGGGTTCGACCCGCTAGGTTTCGAACCTCATCAGCAACAACTGCAAAGCCTCGACCTTGTTCACCAGCTCTTGCTGCTTCAATTGCCGCATTTAGTGCGAGTAGGTTAGTTTGCTCGGCAATGTCACCAATTACATCAAGCACTTTTACTATGTTATTTACGTCATTACCTAAATCAGCAACAGCATCACTCGCTGTGTTGAGCTGGCTTGCCAGTCCTTGAATATTATCCACGGTGTTATGAATTAGCTGCTGAGTATGTTGGCTTTGTTTATCCGCTTCATCTGTATTTCTAGCGGTATCACCAGCAGAGTCTGCAACATTATTAGCTGAAGATGCCATCTCAGTCATTGCTGTAGCAATCATTTCAGTGGATTGTTGCTGTGTATCCGTAAGCTGAGCAATTGAACCAGCACGAGATTCAACACTGTGTAATTCAGAGCGTAGAGCAAGCATTGATGTGTTTAGGTTTGAAACGAGATCGGCAAGAGATAAACTCATCTGTTGCACCGCTTGGTAGATACTCCCTGGTACCGCTTCTGTATCGAAAGATGTTTGTATCTTACCTTGAGCTACCGCTTGTACTGCTTCACGTACATCTTTAGGTTCACCACCTAGCAAAGCAAGCATGCGTTTAATTGAAATGATTAAGCTGGTTAAGATAACCCCTGCAATCACTAAGCAGAGAAATAGCTGCCATTGTGCGGTAGACCAAAAACGTGCATTCACTTCATTAAAACCAATGCCTGTACCTACGACCCAGCCCCAGTGCGGTGTTTTTTCAGCGATGGATAACTTTTCTTCAATGCTTCCGTCTGGCTGCTTCTGTGTCCATGTATATTCAACAATCTGACCAGTTCTGTTACCTAATACTCTTTGTATTAGTTGCCCGACGCTGTTTCCATCACCATCTTTAAAATCATTAAAGCTGGTGCCATGCAATTGTGGATCTAGCGGGGTAGCGACAAAAGTCATGTTTTCATCTGCTACATAAACATATTCATTGTCTTTATAAATGTTATTGCGGAGCAGTCGAGTCGCCAGTTGTTTTGCTTGTTCTTCTTCTAGGGTGCCATCAATAGTCATTTTCTCAACTTCAGTTAAGATGCTATACGCACTTTTAAAGAGTTCCGTTACTCGGGCTTTGTTGTCCATGTCACTTGCAACTCGTAAAGTCCAAAGTCCTGTAGCGGTTAATACAAGTAACGCAGCCAGTATTACAGTGGACAATAGGTAAGCTTGTGTCTTTAATTTCATACATCCTCACACAGCGATAAATTAGAAAATATCATTTATAGTAATTATTCATTAAATCTTAATCTAAGTAGTGTAGTCGCTAATATGAGGAATGCTCTAAAGTATGATGAAGATTAAATTTACGATGCAAAAAAAGTAAAATGTGATGGTTAATTGGGTTTTATATAATAGATGGCGGGCGTTTGTGAGGTGAGTCGATTTAAAAAGGTGTTGGGGATTAGGAATGTTACTGTGTTCAGAATGCAAAAAAGCCGCATCATTGATGCGGCTTTTTAAATTGGCTCCCCTTGCAAGACTTGAACTTGCGACATACGGATTAACAGTCCGCCGTTCTACCAACTGAACTAAAGGGGAATTGTTTGTTTAACTATTCTTATGAATAACTAAATTACAAATTATGGTGCCTCGAGGCGGAATCGAACCACCGACACGAGGATTTTCAATCCTCTGCTCTACCGACTGAGCTATCGAGGCAAAAGAATGGTGCCGACTACCGGAGTCGAACTGGTGACCTACTGATTACAAGTCAGTTGCTCTACCTACTGAGCTAAGTCGGCACACTATATTCTTATGCTTTGTGAGTATAAGTTTAATCTAAACTCATTCTCGAATGTGGCTCCCCTTGCAAGACTTGAACTTGCGACATACGGATTAACAGTCCGCCGTTCTACCAACTGAACTAAAGGGGAATTATTTGCCTTAACATAAGTTAAGAACCAAATAATGGTGCCCGGAGGCGGAATCGAACCACCGACACGAGGATTTTCAATCCTCTGCTCTACCGACTGAGCTATCCGGGCAAAAGAATGGTGCCGACTACCGGAGTCGAACTGGTGACCTACTGATTACAAGTCAGTTGCTCTACCTACTGAGCTAAGTCGGCACACTAAATTCTTTTATTTTTTGTCCGTGTTTTACTTTAAAAGTATCAGCACCAACAAAACAAATTGTGGTGCCCGGAGGCGGAATCGAACCACCGACACGAGGATTTTCAATCCTCTGCTCTACCGACTGAGCTATCCGGGCAACGGGGCGCTATTAAAAGGCTTTTCCGTATTTTCGTCAACACCTTTTTTTGAAAATATTTAAAAAAAGGTGTGTTCGTTGTTTTTTTATTCAAAAGTAGGCGTTAAGTTTTGCCAGAGTTAAAGTCTTTCTTGAATTTTGTTACTTTTTCTAAGTACCTACGTGATTCTTTATTGGGGTGTTTCTTAGTTAACGCCCAATATGCTTGGTTTGGTTGTAAGGCATTTAAGTCATTCATCGCACGCTTTCGGTTACTGCTGAATGTATTTAATACGCCCCCAGTGCCGCCGTTATAAGCGGAAATCATACTGTACTCGAGTGTTGTAGGGTGTTTCACATCTTTTAAATAACGATTTTTTAAGATGTAAAAATAGGCAGTGCCGGTGTCTATATTGGTTTCAGGGTTAAATAAATATTCCGGTGTTGGTTCACCTGGTTTATTTTTTACCAATTTAAATACGTCACGTCCCGCTGTTTTCGGTACGACTTGCATTAAGCCATAGGCATTAGCCCAACTTACCGCATATGGATTAAAGCTGCTTTCTGTTTTGATGATCGCATAGATCAGGTCTTCTGGAATGTCGTATTTTCTCGAGGCACGTCTTACTATGTCGGCGTATTTATAACTTCGTTTAATGGCATGATCTTCCACCATTGGGATTTCAACATAATATGATTTCTTGAAATCGACTTCTTTAGTTTTTAGATTATTGGCGATGAGGTAATCGGCAAATCGATTAGCTCGCCATGTCCACTGAATTGGCTTTTGCTCTTGATCAACCACTTGATTATAAAGGAAAGGCTGACCTTCTAAAGTGATGCTTTTAGACGAAAATAGATCAACGTTCGCAGGATCATCAGGCGTAAGAAGCGTTGTCATGATCGCATTCTTAAGATGTTTTTTAGGCTCGGTTGGAGAAACTGTTTCAACAAGGATAGTACCTTTGGTGAAATTAACTTCAGAACGACTCAAGTAATTATCTATATATTTCACATAGTTACTTTTACCTGCCATTTTTATTTCTTTAGAGCCCCAGCGTTTTTGAATATTGCCGGAAAAGCTATTGATGAGAGAGTCTAAAGCTGCAGTATCTTTTTCAAATTGACCTGGAAGTTCAGCTAAGTTGCCAGCGAAGCGGTTGGTTGGCTCATAATTGACGTCGTATAAACCTTCAATAAATTCTCTGCTGCATCCTGTGAGTAGCATTGCTGCTAAGAAGTAACCAAGCTTTTTCATAGACCCTCATATAAAAATGACATCATAACCAAGGGTATGATGTCATTAAATTTTATCTAAATAAATGTCTTATTCGCTTGGTGGAGTGTAACCATCAATAACGACTTCTTTACCTTCAAAAAGAAAGTTAACCATTTCAGTTTCTAGAAGCTTTCTGTGCTCTGGATCCATCATGTTAAGTTTCTTTTCGTTAATTAGCATGGTTTGCTTGCTTTGCCATTGAGCCCAAGCTTCTTTAGAAATGTTGTCAAAAATACGTTTACCCAAATCGCCTGGGTAAAGTTGAAAATCTAGGCCTTCAGCGTCTTTTTGTAATCGAGTACAAAATACAGTACGGCTCATAATGAATCCTTATTATCGCGTTATGTTGGTATTAAACGCATGTGTCTAGTTCGAATGGAAGGCTTTCTAACAGCTGTTTTACTGGAGCCGCTAAGCCAATTTCTTCTGGTTGAGATAAGTTATACCAGAGACCTTTTGTCCCTTCCATTATCAAATCAGGTTGTTTAGTTAATTTAACCAATACAGGGGTGATATCTAAATGGTAGTGACTAAAGGTGTGCCTAAATGCAATCAAGGTTTCGTTTGATTGTATATTTTGTTCTTGAATAGATCTGAGATCTAATTGGTGTTCAATTTCAGCAGTCTCATTTTGAGGGAAGCAAAATAGCCCTCCCCAAATACCTGATTGAGGTCTCTGTTCAAGCCAAACCTGATTATCGTGATAAAGCATCACAAACCAAGTCTCCTTTGCTGGCTTCTCTTTTTTAGGTTTTTTCCCTGGGAAATCGAGCTGCTTATCCAATTTGTTGGCTTCACACATAGTGCTGACAGGGCATAACGAGCATTTGGGTTTAGTTCGAGTACATACAAGCGCGCCCATATCCATCATGGCTTGATTGTATTTATCGACATCCTTACGAGGAGTGTGCTGCTCTGCATATTCCCAAAGTTTGTTTTCTACTTTTTTTTGCCCTGGCCACCCTTCAACAATGAAGTTGCGAGCCAAAGTGCGTTTCACATTGCCATCTAAAATTGCATGAGGGAGCTTGTGAACAGATGAAAGAACCGCCGCCGCAGTAGAGCGTCCAACGCCAGGTAGATCATTCATTTGTTCTAAGTCTTTAGGGAACTCTCCACCATATTGTTCAGCAACTATTTTTGCTGCTTTATGTAAATTTCGCGCTCGGGCGTAATAGCCAAGCCCTGTCCAAAGATGGAGGACTTCATCTTGTTCTGCATTTGCAAGGTCGATGACGGTCGGAAAACGCGCTAAAAAACGTTCGTAATAAGGAATCACTGTTGTCACTTGCGTCTGCTGTAACATGATTTCAGATAACCAAACGGTGTAGGCGCTTTTGTTTTTTTGCCAAGGCAGTTCTTTACGCCCATAGGCGTCATACCACTTTAAAATGGCGCTTGCGAAAGGAGTCACGGCTTGCTCAATGCTTTGCTATTATTAGAGGTGAAATTGCACCACACTTAGCGTTGGATGTAAAACAGACAAATTGTGTGGGAATTTATCCACGGAAAGACTTGCACCGAAGGCATTTCTTTGGATAATCCCCGCTTTGATTAATCAATGTGCAGGCAAAAAATCAATGAGTGAAGTGACCACTAACGAATATACTGAAGACGGCAAACTGGTTCGTAAGATACGCAGTTTTGTTCGCCGCGAAGGCCGTTTAACTAAAGGTCAAGAAAATGCGATGAATGAATGCTGGCCAACAATGGGCATCGACTACAACCCAGAGCTTCTTAATTGGAAAGAAGTATTTGGTAACGATAACCCTGTTGTACTAGAGATTGGCTTCGGTATGGGTGCATCACTGGTTGAAATGGCAAAGAATTCACCAGAAAAGAATTTCCTAGGTATTGAAGTACATAGCCCTGGTGTGGGTGCCTGTTTAGGTACAGCTCGCGATGCGGGTGTTACTAACCTTCGCGTAATGTGCCACGATGCTGTTGAAGTATTTGAGCATATGATTCCAGACAGCAGCTTACATACGCTGCAGCTGTTCTTCCCTGACCCATGGCATAAAGCTCGTCACCATAAGCGTCGTATCGTTAAAGCAGAATTTGCGGAAATGGTACGTGGTAAGCTTCAGCTTGATACTGGCATTTTCCATATGGCAACAGACTGGGAAAACTACGCAGAGCACATGATCGAAGTGATGAATGTTGCGCCTGGTTTTGAGAATATCGCTGAAGATGGTGACTATATCCCTCGCCCAGATGAACGTCCACTGACTAAATTTGAAGCTCGTGGTCACCGTTTAGGTCATGGCGTTTGGGACATTAAGTACAAGCGTACTAAGTAATTTCCGATCTCAAAGCTGTAGAGGCTAATTGACTTAGTTTTACCCCTACATTTTATGAGATTGATAAAAGCCAACATTATTGTAATGTTGGCTTTTTTGTCCTTAGGCTTTTATCAATGAATAGAGGCTTAAGGACAAAATAATGAAAACACCCCTACAAAAATAACAATATAGAAGTAAGCACTCATGAAACCCACTCAA
This window harbors:
- the folK gene encoding 2-amino-4-hydroxy-6-hydroxymethyldihydropteridine diphosphokinase, with amino-acid sequence MTLTYVGVGTNIDRDKHAKAAWAELKTLGRNLRSSTIYHCDPVGFDSHAFYNFVIELETSLSLTEFSHELRKIEFKWGRSENAHKLQDRTLDLDIVLFGDVVSKHSPELPRSDIFKYPFVTQPLYDLCPARVIPQDGRTVSEIWQKMEHLDSLSVVDIEL
- a CDS encoding undecaprenyl-diphosphate phosphatase, whose product is MSYFEAFILALVQGFTEFLPISSSAHLILPSAVLGWEDQGLAFDVAVHVGTLTAVVIYFRKEVVSLLSAFFASIFKGDRSKEAKLAWLIILATIPACIFGLLMKDIIEIYLRSAWVIATTTIVFGLLLWWVDKNASLRDDEYQAGWKKALFIGLAQAMAIIPGTSRSGATITAALYLGFTREAAARFSFLMSIPIITLAGGYLGLKLVTSGEVIDAGVLLAGIVVSFISAYICIHFFLKLISRMGMTPFVIYRLLLGIGLFAFLISTQ
- a CDS encoding methyl-accepting chemotaxis protein, with the translated sequence MKLKTQAYLLSTVILAALLVLTATGLWTLRVASDMDNKARVTELFKSAYSILTEVEKMTIDGTLEEEQAKQLATRLLRNNIYKDNEYVYVADENMTFVATPLDPQLHGTSFNDFKDGDGNSVGQLIQRVLGNRTGQIVEYTWTQKQPDGSIEEKLSIAEKTPHWGWVVGTGIGFNEVNARFWSTAQWQLFLCLVIAGVILTSLIISIKRMLALLGGEPKDVREAVQAVAQGKIQTSFDTEAVPGSIYQAVQQMSLSLADLVSNLNTSMLALRSELHSVESRAGSIAQLTDTQQQSTEMIATAMTEMASSANNVADSAGDTARNTDEADKQSQHTQQLIHNTVDNIQGLASQLNTASDAVADLGNDVNNIVKVLDVIGDIAEQTNLLALNAAIEAARAGEQGRGFAVVADEVRNLAGRTQASTKEIQLMINNLQEGSRNAIHTMGVCAETSQSTVTESQNASEALQQIVNALESISSMSHQIATAAAEQTQVSDDISKRINMIEESGNQLSDVVTESHNSTQTLTSLSNELENWVNRFEVKH
- the mltC gene encoding membrane-bound lytic murein transglycosylase MltC, giving the protein MKKLGYFLAAMLLTGCSREFIEGLYDVNYEPTNRFAGNLAELPGQFEKDTAALDSLINSFSGNIQKRWGSKEIKMAGKSNYVKYIDNYLSRSEVNFTKGTILVETVSPTEPKKHLKNAIMTTLLTPDDPANVDLFSSKSITLEGQPFLYNQVVDQEQKPIQWTWRANRFADYLIANNLKTKEVDFKKSYYVEIPMVEDHAIKRSYKYADIVRRASRKYDIPEDLIYAIIKTESSFNPYAVSWANAYGLMQVVPKTAGRDVFKLVKNKPGEPTPEYLFNPETNIDTGTAYFYILKNRYLKDVKHPTTLEYSMISAYNGGTGGVLNTFSSNRKRAMNDLNALQPNQAYWALTKKHPNKESRRYLEKVTKFKKDFNSGKT
- a CDS encoding oxidative damage protection protein, coding for MSRTVFCTRLQKDAEGLDFQLYPGDLGKRIFDNISKEAWAQWQSKQTMLINEKKLNMMDPEHRKLLETEMVNFLFEGKEVVIDGYTPPSE
- the mutY gene encoding A/G-specific adenine glycosylase, which translates into the protein MTPFASAILKWYDAYGRKELPWQKNKSAYTVWLSEIMLQQTQVTTVIPYYERFLARFPTVIDLANAEQDEVLHLWTGLGYYARARNLHKAAKIVAEQYGGEFPKDLEQMNDLPGVGRSTAAAVLSSVHKLPHAILDGNVKRTLARNFIVEGWPGQKKVENKLWEYAEQHTPRKDVDKYNQAMMDMGALVCTRTKPKCSLCPVSTMCEANKLDKQLDFPGKKPKKEKPAKETWFVMLYHDNQVWLEQRPQSGIWGGLFCFPQNETAEIEHQLDLRSIQEQNIQSNETLIAFRHTFSHYHLDITPVLVKLTKQPDLIMEGTKGLWYNLSQPEEIGLAAPVKQLLESLPFELDTCV